From a single Streptomyces sp. NBC_01264 genomic region:
- a CDS encoding ABC transporter permease, which produces MTRPTTATAAYALTGRSLRISSRQPDVLITALMLPVMLMLIFVYFFGGAIDTGTAYVTYVVPGAMLLCAGFGAASTAVSVATDMKEGVIDRLRSLDIGGIPIVAGHVAASVLRNLVSTGLVLAVALAIGFRPRASLSGYLAAAALLVAYITAISWLAATLGLLVGTPEAAGGFTFLMMFLPYPSSAFVPIDTMPGWLHGFADHQPLTPVIESLRALLLARPAGDAPWIALAWCAGIGLASVALSSVVFERRTR; this is translated from the coding sequence ATGACCCGCCCCACCACCGCCACCGCGGCCTACGCCCTCACCGGGCGCAGCCTGCGCATCAGCAGCCGCCAACCGGACGTCCTGATCACGGCGTTGATGCTGCCGGTCATGCTGATGCTCATCTTCGTGTACTTCTTCGGCGGAGCCATCGACACCGGCACGGCCTACGTCACCTACGTGGTCCCGGGAGCGATGCTGCTCTGCGCGGGCTTCGGCGCGGCGAGCACCGCCGTCAGTGTCGCCACCGACATGAAGGAAGGCGTGATCGACCGCCTCAGGTCCCTGGACATCGGCGGCATCCCCATCGTGGCCGGGCACGTCGCGGCCTCGGTCCTGCGCAACCTCGTCTCCACCGGACTGGTCCTGGCCGTCGCCCTCGCCATCGGCTTCCGCCCCCGGGCCTCGCTGTCCGGCTACCTGGCCGCGGCCGCGCTGCTCGTCGCGTACATCACCGCGATCTCGTGGCTGGCCGCGACGCTCGGGCTGCTCGTCGGCACACCGGAGGCGGCGGGCGGCTTCACCTTCCTGATGATGTTCCTGCCGTACCCGTCCAGCGCGTTCGTCCCCATCGACACCATGCCCGGCTGGCTCCACGGCTTCGCCGACCACCAGCCGCTGACCCCGGTGATCGAATCCCTCCGGGCCCTGCTCCTGGCCCGGCCCGCGGGCGACGCCCCCTGGATCGCCCTGGCCTGGTGCGCGGGCATCGGCCTGGCGTCCGTAG
- a CDS encoding ABC transporter ATP-binding protein, with protein MDDLGIHATALTKSYGALRVLDGIDLAVPRGSVLALLGPNGAGKTTTVRILATLTEPDSGTARVAGHDTASARALVRRSISLTGQAAAVDDLQTGAETLRMMGRLRGLRPRAARARADELLERFGLTEAGGRPAKTYSGGMRRRLDLAASLVARPEVIFLDEPTAGLDPRSRQDLWELVRELRTDGTSVLLTTQYLEEADRLADRVAVLADGRIAAEGTPAELKSRVAGHRLDLTLTGRAAYEALAPRALELTAGEPAATAEGLTLAPEELGLSLPTDGSAAHVRSLLDALDPDRTAVDRFTVRGATLDDVFLTLTGAAP; from the coding sequence ATGGACGACCTCGGCATCCACGCCACTGCTCTGACCAAGTCCTACGGCGCCCTGCGCGTCCTCGACGGCATCGACCTCGCCGTCCCGCGCGGCAGCGTCCTCGCCCTGCTCGGCCCCAACGGCGCCGGGAAGACCACCACCGTCCGGATCCTCGCCACCCTCACCGAGCCCGACTCCGGCACCGCGCGGGTCGCGGGGCACGACACCGCGTCCGCGCGGGCCCTCGTACGCCGCTCCATCAGCCTCACCGGGCAGGCCGCGGCCGTCGACGACCTCCAGACCGGCGCCGAGACCCTCCGCATGATGGGCCGCCTCCGCGGACTGCGCCCGCGCGCGGCCCGGGCGCGGGCCGACGAGCTACTGGAACGCTTCGGGCTCACCGAGGCCGGCGGGCGCCCCGCGAAGACCTACTCCGGCGGCATGCGCCGGCGCCTCGACCTCGCCGCGAGCCTGGTCGCCCGGCCCGAAGTCATCTTCCTGGACGAGCCGACCGCCGGGCTCGACCCGCGCAGCCGCCAGGACCTGTGGGAACTCGTACGGGAACTGCGCACCGACGGCACGAGCGTGCTGCTCACCACCCAGTACCTGGAGGAGGCCGACCGGCTCGCCGACCGCGTGGCCGTCCTGGCCGACGGCCGGATCGCCGCCGAAGGCACCCCCGCGGAGCTCAAGTCCCGCGTGGCGGGCCACCGCCTCGACCTGACCCTCACCGGCCGGGCCGCCTACGAGGCCCTGGCCCCGCGCGCGCTCGAACTGACCGCGGGGGAACCCGCGGCCACCGCGGAGGGCCTCACCCTCGCGCCGGAGGAGCTCGGCCTCAGCCTGCCCACCGACGGCAGCGCCGCCCACGTGCGGTCCCTGCTCGACGCACTCGACCCGGACCGCACGGCCGTGGACCGCTTCACGGTCCGCGGCGCCACCCTCGACGACGTGTTCCTCACCCTGACGGGAGCCGCTCCGTGA
- a CDS encoding TetR/AcrR family transcriptional regulator yields the protein MANEAEDDGTGLPASLAMAWGLRERPGKGPRPTLTLQRIVDAAVALAAGEGMDAVSMGRVAKELGVSTMSLYRYVTAKEELYILMADAGVGTPPAPSGSADWRELLSEWAYAQRAVLMANSWIVRIPLTGAPVSPNQLAWMERGLAAMAGTALREGEKVSAIILIGGLVRNEATMVADMMDAIVKSGVAPDQVLGRYVRTLRLMTGPDTHPAVTRLLESDAFSGADEPDFQFRFGLDRILAGLAALISERSTP from the coding sequence ATGGCGAACGAAGCGGAAGACGACGGCACCGGGCTCCCGGCGAGCCTGGCGATGGCCTGGGGCCTGCGCGAACGCCCCGGCAAGGGCCCGCGCCCCACCCTGACCCTCCAGCGGATCGTGGACGCGGCGGTCGCTCTCGCCGCGGGGGAGGGCATGGACGCCGTCTCCATGGGCCGGGTGGCCAAGGAGCTGGGCGTCTCGACGATGTCCCTCTACCGGTACGTCACGGCGAAGGAAGAGCTCTACATCCTGATGGCCGATGCGGGCGTCGGCACCCCGCCGGCTCCCTCCGGGAGTGCGGACTGGCGGGAGCTGCTGTCGGAGTGGGCCTACGCGCAGCGGGCCGTCCTGATGGCGAACTCCTGGATCGTGCGCATCCCGCTCACCGGCGCCCCGGTCAGCCCGAACCAGCTCGCCTGGATGGAACGCGGGCTCGCGGCGATGGCGGGGACCGCCCTGCGGGAGGGCGAGAAGGTCTCGGCGATCATCCTCATCGGCGGCCTGGTCCGCAACGAGGCGACGATGGTCGCGGACATGATGGACGCCATCGTGAAGTCAGGCGTCGCACCGGACCAGGTACTGGGCCGCTACGTACGCACCCTGCGGCTGATGACCGGCCCGGACACGCACCCGGCGGTGACGCGCCTGCTGGAGTCCGACGCGTTCTCGGGTGCGGACGAGCCGGACTTCCAGTTCCGCTTCGGCCTGGACCGCATCCTGGCCGGCCTGGCCGCGCTGATCAGCGAGCGGTCCACTCCGTGA
- a CDS encoding DUF397 domain-containing protein produces the protein MSATNALTWFKSSYSGSEGGQCLEVAVAWRKSSYSGDEGGQCVEVATCPGTVHVRDSKLADGPVLDLTPTAWAALTEWTAR, from the coding sequence ATGAGCGCCACCAACGCACTGACGTGGTTCAAGTCCAGCTACAGCGGCAGCGAGGGCGGCCAGTGCCTGGAGGTGGCCGTCGCCTGGCGAAAGTCCTCGTACAGCGGCGACGAAGGCGGCCAGTGCGTAGAGGTCGCCACCTGCCCCGGAACCGTCCACGTCCGTGACAGCAAGCTCGCCGACGGACCCGTACTGGACCTGACCCCCACCGCCTGGGCCGCCCTCACGGAGTGGACCGCTCGCTGA
- a CDS encoding helix-turn-helix domain-containing protein, with protein sequence MPPRKRARPNATTMKMVGKQVAAARIAKNLTQRQLGGLVGLDAETIASIEQGRRALMPDVAELMDQHLGLPGTLSVAAAEMPAVDVTPPWAEEYMELEHSAIALSWFDNQVVPGLLQTENHARAVFTCRVPAHPEAEIESLTAARIARQQILRRANPPTLSFVVWEAVLRDRLGGDEVHAEQLRHLRACSDLPDVSLQVMPLGRTSHAGLNGPFTLLETSDHQHFAYTESQRGSHLISDPNEVSILARKYAMLRTQALNTEQTRGLLDRLLGET encoded by the coding sequence ATGCCACCGAGGAAACGCGCACGGCCGAACGCGACGACCATGAAGATGGTCGGCAAGCAGGTGGCCGCGGCCCGCATCGCAAAGAATCTGACGCAGAGGCAGCTCGGAGGGCTGGTCGGTTTGGACGCGGAAACGATCGCGTCCATCGAGCAGGGGCGGCGTGCGTTGATGCCGGATGTCGCCGAGCTGATGGACCAGCACCTGGGGTTGCCGGGGACCTTGAGCGTCGCGGCCGCAGAGATGCCCGCCGTGGACGTGACGCCGCCTTGGGCCGAGGAGTACATGGAACTGGAGCACAGTGCCATCGCCCTCTCCTGGTTCGACAACCAGGTCGTACCGGGCCTGCTCCAGACCGAGAACCACGCCCGGGCCGTCTTCACCTGCCGCGTCCCGGCCCACCCCGAGGCCGAGATCGAGTCGCTGACCGCCGCTCGCATCGCACGCCAGCAGATCTTGCGCCGCGCCAACCCGCCGACCTTGAGCTTCGTCGTCTGGGAAGCGGTCCTACGGGACCGGCTGGGCGGGGACGAGGTACACGCGGAGCAGCTGCGCCACCTGCGCGCCTGCTCCGACCTGCCGGACGTCAGCCTCCAGGTCATGCCCCTGGGCCGCACCTCGCACGCGGGCCTCAACGGCCCGTTCACGCTCCTGGAGACCTCGGACCACCAGCACTTCGCGTACACGGAAAGCCAGCGCGGCAGCCACCTGATCTCCGACCCGAATGAGGTCAGCATCCTCGCGCGCAAGTATGCAATGCTGCGGACTCAGGCCCTCAACACCGAGCAGACACGGGGCCTGTTGGACCGCCTGCTAGGAGAGACATGA
- a CDS encoding ATP-binding protein, protein MNLHTQPALVQERLYLRSPQTISAARHFTRDTLAAWGRASWQDDVLLCVSELATNALRYGVPRGRGYLLRLLTYDGTVRVEVHDSGPGLSRIGERTSGRGLLLVGALADAWGVLPRAPGKVVWCEFRGLG, encoded by the coding sequence GTGAATCTGCATACTCAACCCGCCCTGGTCCAGGAGCGCCTCTACCTGCGCTCACCCCAAACCATCAGCGCCGCACGACACTTCACACGTGACACCTTGGCCGCATGGGGCAGGGCCTCCTGGCAGGACGACGTGTTGCTCTGCGTGAGCGAGCTGGCGACCAACGCGCTGCGGTACGGGGTCCCGCGCGGTCGGGGCTACCTGCTGCGACTGCTCACGTACGACGGGACCGTCCGCGTCGAGGTCCACGACAGCGGCCCCGGGCTGTCGCGGATCGGGGAGCGGACCTCCGGGCGGGGGCTGCTCCTGGTCGGGGCGCTGGCCGATGCGTGGGGGGTGCTGCCCCGGGCTCCCGGGAAGGTCGTCTGGTGCGAGTTCCGGGGGCTCGGCTGA
- a CDS encoding GNAT family N-acetyltransferase has product MEIRSTTDEDLDVFVDTVHAAFGRFPETPTEGGGLWWSALETDRCLLALTEDGRPVGTAAAHPFELTLPGETLVPASGVTAVGVLPSHRRRGVLSTMMRHQLTEFRARGEFLSVLLASEAPIYGRFGYGPATYTQRLTVPRHRAALAAPRARTLAGAPAAGPDGDPDNDPVEVLRRADCGEILEDVYDRYRRARPGALSRPHRWWARRAGQPPISPAPRHVAVHRDAEGVPDGYASYSVESGTLTVDETIATDDAVITALARFVLGHDLVSQVVFKHVPPDHPLRWQLADFRAGELGGAMDWLWVRLLDVPRALTARGWFTDGELVLDVDDPFLGEHGRYLLTVQDGKAGCVPTDREPDLSLDVRDLGSIYLGGTTPSTLVRAGHVRAHHAGVAPLADALFRGERPPHCLHWF; this is encoded by the coding sequence ATGGAGATCCGTTCCACGACCGACGAGGATCTCGACGTCTTCGTCGACACCGTCCATGCCGCGTTCGGGCGCTTCCCGGAAACCCCGACGGAGGGCGGCGGGCTCTGGTGGTCGGCGCTCGAAACGGACCGCTGCCTGCTCGCCCTGACCGAGGACGGACGGCCCGTCGGCACCGCCGCCGCGCATCCCTTCGAACTCACCCTGCCCGGTGAGACCCTCGTCCCCGCCTCCGGGGTGACCGCCGTCGGCGTCCTGCCCTCCCACCGGCGCCGGGGCGTGCTCAGCACGATGATGCGGCACCAGCTCACCGAGTTCCGGGCCCGGGGAGAGTTCCTCTCCGTGCTGCTGGCCTCCGAGGCCCCGATCTACGGCAGGTTCGGCTACGGACCGGCGACCTACACGCAGCGGCTGACGGTGCCGCGCCACCGGGCCGCCCTCGCCGCTCCCCGGGCCCGCACCCTGGCGGGCGCCCCTGCGGCCGGCCCGGACGGCGACCCGGACAACGACCCGGTCGAGGTACTGCGGCGGGCCGACTGCGGCGAGATCCTGGAAGACGTCTACGACCGGTACCGCCGCGCCCGGCCCGGCGCACTGTCCCGGCCGCACCGCTGGTGGGCCCGGCGCGCGGGGCAACCCCCGATCTCGCCGGCGCCGCGCCACGTCGCCGTCCACCGTGATGCCGAGGGCGTCCCGGACGGGTACGCCAGCTACTCGGTCGAGTCCGGCACGCTGACCGTCGACGAGACCATCGCCACCGACGACGCCGTCATCACGGCCCTGGCCCGGTTCGTACTCGGACACGACCTGGTCTCCCAGGTCGTGTTCAAGCACGTCCCGCCCGATCACCCGCTGCGCTGGCAGCTCGCGGACTTCCGCGCCGGCGAGTTGGGCGGCGCCATGGACTGGCTCTGGGTACGGCTGCTGGACGTCCCGCGTGCGCTGACCGCGCGCGGCTGGTTCACGGACGGCGAGCTCGTCCTCGACGTCGACGACCCGTTCCTCGGCGAACACGGCCGCTACCTGCTGACCGTCCAGGACGGCAAGGCGGGCTGCGTCCCGACGGACCGGGAGCCCGACCTGTCCCTGGACGTACGCGACCTGGGCTCGATCTACCTCGGCGGCACCACCCCGAGCACGCTCGTGCGTGCCGGACACGTCCGGGCCCACCACGCGGGCGTGGCCCCCCTCGCCGACGCCCTCTTCCGCGGGGAGCGTCCCCCGCACTGCCTGCACTGGTTCTGA
- a CDS encoding RNA polymerase sigma factor, with product MSTPGSSAAGPLTPAARDRGVALARAARAGDTLALHDLLDHLTPYIARICHPIALADGPDAAQETLLAVFRSLRTLRDPETLYGWVRSVAVREAVRTARRASRDRPAELADVPARDDPQLAADIEDVLARLSPAHRAVLWLRDVEGLDEESAAALLGVPPGTAKSRLHRARTSFRKAWSA from the coding sequence GTGAGCACGCCGGGCAGCTCCGCCGCGGGCCCCCTGACCCCCGCCGCCCGCGACCGCGGAGTCGCCCTCGCGCGCGCGGCCCGGGCCGGAGACACCCTCGCGCTGCACGACCTCCTCGACCACCTGACCCCGTACATCGCCCGGATCTGCCACCCGATCGCCCTCGCGGACGGCCCCGACGCCGCGCAGGAGACCCTGCTCGCGGTCTTCCGGTCGCTGCGCACCCTCCGCGACCCGGAGACGCTGTACGGCTGGGTCCGGTCCGTCGCGGTCCGCGAGGCCGTCCGTACCGCCCGGCGCGCGTCCCGCGACCGCCCGGCCGAACTGGCCGACGTACCCGCCCGGGACGATCCGCAGCTGGCCGCCGACATCGAGGACGTCCTGGCCCGCCTCTCGCCGGCGCACCGGGCCGTCCTCTGGCTCCGTGACGTCGAAGGCCTCGACGAGGAGTCCGCCGCCGCCCTGCTCGGCGTCCCGCCGGGCACCGCCAAGTCCCGGCTGCACCGGGCCCGTACGAGCTTCCGGAAGGCGTGGTCCGCATGA
- a CDS encoding DUF3995 domain-containing protein, with amino-acid sequence MRHTTKDTTRLRTGRALAALLAADGLVHLYWATGLTWPAPDERTLSLAVLGSEVSFGPPVVLPLAALTLTGAAAVLAHAHGRGGRPARLVTAAVAAGLAVRGLAGLGWTAGLLTSPAEGPFRTLNLALYTPACLGFGWAAARLARAR; translated from the coding sequence ATGCGGCACACGACGAAGGACACGACACGCCTGCGCACCGGCCGCGCGCTCGCCGCACTGCTCGCCGCCGACGGACTGGTCCACCTGTACTGGGCCACGGGCCTGACCTGGCCCGCCCCCGACGAGCGGACCCTCTCGCTGGCCGTGCTCGGCTCCGAGGTGTCCTTCGGCCCGCCCGTGGTCCTGCCGCTCGCCGCGCTCACCCTGACCGGGGCCGCCGCCGTGCTCGCGCACGCACACGGCCGGGGCGGGCGGCCCGCCCGCCTGGTGACGGCCGCGGTCGCCGCCGGGCTGGCCGTACGGGGCCTCGCGGGCCTGGGCTGGACCGCCGGCCTCCTCACGAGCCCGGCGGAGGGCCCCTTCCGCACCCTCAACCTCGCCCTGTACACCCCCGCCTGCCTCGGCTTCGGCTGGGCCGCGGCCCGGCTGGCACGGGCCCGGTGA
- a CDS encoding VOC family protein, with protein MNGPYKPGTPCWIDLMVPDQQAAIDFYADLFGWQGEIGPPETGGYSVCTLKGKPVAGIMKAMNQDGTTPDPMPPTVWTSYLATDSLDSTLKSVTDAGGTVVMSAMDVMDLGRMAVIADPTGAVVGLWQAGTFDGAGIVNEHGALIWNELSTSDVPAASAFYSSVLPVTTTPSEMPEAAGYTEFQVDGRAVAGMMDLKNLPPGTPPNWIPYFSADDVDEIQAAATRSGGSVIAPAFDMAAGRMAVLADPQGAVFSVIKARPEIAG; from the coding sequence ATGAACGGTCCCTACAAGCCCGGCACCCCCTGCTGGATCGACCTGATGGTTCCCGACCAGCAGGCCGCCATCGACTTCTACGCCGACCTCTTCGGCTGGCAGGGCGAGATCGGCCCGCCCGAGACCGGCGGGTACTCCGTCTGCACCCTCAAGGGCAAGCCGGTCGCCGGGATCATGAAGGCGATGAACCAGGACGGCACCACCCCCGACCCGATGCCCCCGACGGTGTGGACCTCGTACCTGGCCACGGACTCCCTCGACTCCACCCTGAAGTCCGTCACCGACGCGGGCGGCACGGTCGTCATGAGCGCGATGGACGTCATGGACCTCGGGCGGATGGCCGTCATCGCCGACCCGACCGGCGCCGTCGTCGGCCTGTGGCAGGCCGGCACCTTCGACGGGGCCGGCATCGTCAACGAGCACGGCGCGCTCATCTGGAACGAGCTGAGCACGAGCGACGTCCCCGCCGCGTCCGCGTTCTACAGCTCCGTCCTGCCGGTCACCACGACCCCGTCCGAGATGCCGGAGGCCGCCGGGTACACGGAGTTCCAGGTCGACGGCCGCGCGGTGGCCGGAATGATGGACCTGAAGAACCTCCCGCCGGGCACCCCGCCGAACTGGATCCCGTACTTCAGCGCCGACGACGTCGACGAGATCCAGGCCGCCGCGACCCGCTCCGGAGGCTCCGTCATCGCCCCCGCCTTCGACATGGCGGCCGGCCGCATGGCCGTCCTGGCCGACCCGCAGGGCGCGGTCTTCTCGGTGATCAAGGCCCGCCCGGAGATCGCCGGCTGA
- the argS gene encoding arginine--tRNA ligase encodes MASVPSLASSVNQRVADALASALPDAGASDPLLRRSDRADFQANGILALAKKAKANPRELATTVVEAVEGFDTAGLIQEIEVSGPGFLNITVTDKAIIETLAARAADDRLGVPLAAKPGTTVIDYAQPNVAKEMHVGHLRSAVIGAAMVEILEFTGEKVVRRHHIGDWGTQFGMLIQYLMEHPHELDHKAEEGTEVSGEEAMSNLNRLYKASRGLFDSDEEFKTRARARVVDLQAGDPETLALWQRFVDESKIYFYSVFNKLDMDIQDPDVIGESGYNDMLVETCKLLEDSGVAVRSNGALCVFFDDVKGPDGNPTPLIVQKSDGGFGYAATDLSAIRDRVGGLGATTLLYVVDARQSLHFKMVFETARRAGWLNEDTKAVQLAFGTVLGKDGKPFKTREGETVRLVDLLDEAIDRAAAVVREKGKELSEAEITERAEQVGIGAVKYADLSTSASRDYKFDLDQMVSLTGDTSVYIQYAYARAKSILRKADEAGGRKPAAHPELELAPAERALGLHLDHFGELLAEAAAEYAPHKVAAYLYQLSSLFTTFYSECPVIKPEPELTVGENRLFLCDLTARTLSKGMSLLGIRTPEKL; translated from the coding sequence ATGGCCTCGGTCCCTTCCCTCGCTTCTTCCGTCAACCAGCGCGTCGCCGACGCACTCGCCTCCGCCCTGCCGGACGCCGGTGCGAGCGACCCGCTGCTGCGACGAAGCGACCGGGCCGACTTCCAGGCCAACGGCATCCTGGCGCTCGCGAAGAAGGCCAAGGCCAACCCGCGTGAGCTGGCGACCACGGTGGTCGAGGCCGTCGAGGGCTTCGACACCGCCGGCCTGATCCAGGAGATCGAGGTCTCGGGTCCCGGCTTCCTCAACATCACGGTCACCGACAAGGCGATCATCGAGACCCTGGCGGCCCGCGCCGCGGACGACCGCCTCGGCGTGCCGCTCGCCGCGAAGCCGGGTACGACGGTGATCGACTACGCGCAGCCGAACGTGGCCAAGGAAATGCACGTGGGCCACCTGCGGTCGGCGGTCATCGGTGCGGCGATGGTGGAGATCCTGGAGTTCACCGGCGAGAAGGTGGTCCGGCGTCACCACATCGGCGACTGGGGCACCCAGTTCGGCATGCTCATCCAGTACCTGATGGAGCACCCGCACGAGCTGGACCACAAGGCGGAAGAGGGCACGGAGGTCTCCGGCGAGGAGGCCATGTCCAACCTGAACCGGCTCTACAAGGCCTCGCGCGGCCTCTTCGACTCCGACGAGGAGTTCAAGACGCGGGCCAGGGCCCGGGTGGTGGACCTCCAGGCGGGCGACCCGGAGACCCTGGCGCTGTGGCAGCGCTTCGTGGACGAGTCGAAGATCTACTTCTACTCCGTCTTCAACAAGCTGGACATGGACATCCAGGACCCGGACGTGATCGGCGAGTCCGGCTACAACGACATGCTCGTCGAGACCTGCAAGCTGCTGGAGGACTCGGGCGTCGCCGTCCGTTCCAACGGCGCGCTCTGCGTGTTCTTCGATGACGTCAAGGGCCCGGACGGCAACCCGACCCCGCTGATCGTCCAGAAGTCCGACGGCGGCTTCGGCTACGCCGCGACCGACCTCTCGGCGATCCGCGACCGCGTGGGCGGGCTGGGCGCGACCACCCTCCTCTACGTCGTGGACGCGCGGCAGTCCCTGCACTTCAAGATGGTCTTCGAGACGGCCCGCCGCGCCGGCTGGCTGAACGAGGACACCAAGGCCGTGCAGCTGGCCTTCGGCACGGTCCTCGGCAAGGACGGCAAGCCGTTCAAGACCCGCGAGGGCGAGACGGTGCGGCTGGTGGACCTGCTGGACGAGGCGATCGACCGCGCGGCGGCCGTGGTGCGGGAGAAGGGCAAGGAGCTGTCCGAGGCGGAGATCACCGAGCGTGCGGAGCAGGTCGGCATCGGCGCGGTGAAGTACGCGGACCTCTCCACGTCCGCCTCGCGGGACTACAAGTTCGACCTGGACCAGATGGTCTCGCTGACGGGTGACACGTCCGTGTACATCCAGTACGCGTACGCCCGTGCCAAGTCGATCCTGCGCAAGGCGGACGAGGCCGGTGGCCGCAAGCCGGCCGCGCACCCGGAGCTGGAGCTGGCCCCGGCCGAGCGTGCGCTGGGCCTGCACCTGGACCACTTCGGCGAGCTGCTCGCCGAGGCGGCCGCGGAGTACGCCCCGCACAAGGTCGCCGCGTACCTCTACCAGCTGTCCTCGCTGTTCACGACGTTCTACTCCGAGTGCCCGGTCATCAAGCCGGAGCCGGAGCTCACCGTCGGCGAGAACCGCCTGTTCCTGTGCGACCTGACCGCCCGCACCCTCAGCAAGGGCATGTCCCTGCTGGGCATCCGCACCCCCGAGAAGCTCTGA
- the lysS gene encoding lysine--tRNA ligase, with amino-acid sequence MAQSAQSSTETDWVSRFADEVIAEAERRAPGKTIVVASGLSPSGPIHLGNLREVMTPHLVADEIRRRGFEVRHLISWDDYDRYRKVPKGIPGVTEESHAQHIGRPLTAVPAPEGSAYPNWSEHFKAAMVEALAELGVSYDPISQTEQYTAGTYREQVLFAMKHRGDIDAILDQYRTKQKPGGKKPQQKQVDEAELEAAEGSGAAAEDDGSAEGTEYFPYKPYCGECGKDFTQVTSYDDETTELTYVCTEDQFTETVKLSEFNRGKLVWKVDWPMRWAYEGVIFEPSGVDHSSPGSSFQVGGQIVGIFGGEQPIGPMYAFVGISGMAKMSSSKGGVPTPADALKIMEPQLLRWLYARRKPNQSFKIAFDQEIQRLYDEWDKLEAKVADGSVLPADAAAHARAVRVASHELPRTPRPMAYRTLASVVDITGGHDGQTLRILSDLEPDRPLISLDEVRPRLDRAENWITTQVPADQRTLVREEPDVELLSSLDDEGRESLRRLVDGLDAHWSLDGLTTLVYGVPKVMAGLEPDAKPTPELKVAQRTFFALLYRLLVTRETGPRLPTLLLAVGAERVRKLLAAG; translated from the coding sequence GTGGCTCAGAGCGCGCAGAGCAGCACCGAGACCGACTGGGTCTCCCGTTTCGCGGACGAGGTCATCGCCGAGGCGGAGCGCCGAGCCCCCGGTAAAACGATCGTCGTCGCGTCCGGTCTCTCCCCCTCCGGCCCGATCCACCTGGGCAACCTCCGCGAGGTCATGACCCCGCACCTGGTCGCGGACGAGATCCGCCGCCGGGGCTTCGAGGTCCGCCACCTGATCTCCTGGGACGACTACGACCGGTACCGGAAGGTGCCCAAGGGCATCCCCGGTGTCACCGAGGAGTCCCACGCCCAGCACATCGGCCGCCCGCTGACCGCCGTGCCCGCGCCCGAGGGCTCCGCGTACCCGAACTGGTCCGAGCACTTCAAGGCCGCCATGGTCGAGGCGCTGGCCGAGCTGGGCGTCTCGTACGACCCGATCAGCCAGACCGAGCAGTACACCGCCGGTACCTACCGCGAGCAGGTGCTGTTCGCGATGAAGCACCGCGGCGACATCGACGCGATCCTCGACCAGTACCGGACCAAGCAGAAGCCGGGCGGCAAGAAGCCGCAGCAGAAGCAGGTCGACGAGGCCGAGCTGGAGGCCGCCGAGGGCTCGGGCGCCGCCGCCGAGGACGACGGCAGCGCGGAGGGCACGGAGTACTTCCCGTACAAGCCGTACTGCGGCGAGTGCGGCAAGGACTTCACGCAGGTCACGTCCTACGACGACGAGACCACCGAGCTGACCTACGTCTGCACCGAGGACCAGTTCACCGAGACCGTCAAGCTCAGCGAGTTCAACCGCGGCAAGCTGGTCTGGAAGGTCGACTGGCCCATGCGCTGGGCCTACGAGGGCGTGATCTTCGAGCCCTCCGGCGTCGACCACTCCTCGCCCGGCTCCTCCTTCCAGGTCGGCGGGCAGATCGTCGGGATCTTCGGCGGCGAGCAGCCGATCGGACCGATGTACGCCTTCGTCGGCATCAGCGGCATGGCCAAGATGTCCTCCAGCAAGGGCGGGGTCCCGACCCCGGCCGACGCGCTGAAGATCATGGAGCCCCAGCTGCTGCGCTGGCTCTACGCCCGCCGCAAGCCCAACCAGTCCTTCAAGATCGCCTTCGACCAGGAGATCCAGCGGCTCTACGACGAGTGGGACAAGCTGGAGGCCAAGGTCGCCGACGGCTCCGTGCTGCCCGCCGACGCCGCCGCCCACGCCCGCGCCGTACGCGTCGCCTCCCACGAGCTGCCGCGCACCCCGCGCCCCATGGCGTACCGGACGCTCGCATCGGTGGTCGACATCACCGGCGGACACGACGGGCAGACCCTGCGCATCCTCAGCGACCTGGAGCCGGACCGCCCGCTGATCTCGCTCGACGAGGTGCGCCCGCGACTGGACCGCGCCGAGAACTGGATCACCACCCAGGTCCCGGCCGACCAGCGGACCCTGGTGCGCGAGGAGCCCGATGTCGAGCTCCTGTCCTCCCTGGACGACGAGGGCCGCGAGTCCCTGCGCCGCCTCGTCGACGGGCTCGACGCGCACTGGTCGCTCGACGGGCTCACCACGCTCGTCTACGGCGTGCCGAAGGTGATGGCCGGCCTGGAGCCGGACGCCAAGCCGACGCCGGAGCTCAAGGTCGCGCAGCGGACGTTCTTCGCCCTGCTGTACCGCCTGCTCGTGACCCGGGAGACCGGACCGCGCCTGCCCACGCTGCTGCTCGCGGTGGGGGCGGAGCGGGTGCGCAAGCTGCTCGCCGCAGGCTGA